The sequence below is a genomic window from uncultured Methanobrevibacter sp..
CGAATCCCAATTGGAACATAAATGGTTTAACAGGGACATCGGCGAAAGCCGTGCCGATTTTTCAATAGCCGCAGGGGACGGAAGTTTCAACAAGAAGAAATTCCTTACAACCAACTTCTGTGCAGTGGGAGCGGAATCCATTATTTATGATGGCGAGATTAAAAAAATTGACGACTCGGACATATTCAATATTCCGCACGTGTCCTTTTTGGATGAGCTCTTAAGCAACTACATGGCAATCTATGAATTGAAATGTGCGCTTAGGACCCTTAGGGACTATGATGTTGACTATTACATGATTGACGGTTCAATATTGGGAGATCTGCAGAATGCGTTTCCGAGGGGTGCAAAGCTGCCTTCCATAATAAGGGACAATCTGGACGATACATTATTGCATGAGTTTGAAAGCCGTTTGAAGACCCGGCATTATGGACTGCTCTTTCCGGAGATTAAAAGCAATTTGAAATTGATTGAAATGCCTAAAAGTGAGGATTCAACAATTCTTGAGGAAATCAATCTGCAATTGGCGGCAGTTGAAAAGATCATTCTTTTAAAGGAGATTCTGCAATATAGAAAAAGAATCATATCAATATCAAAGACCTCCTCAGACAATGACTTGTTTCACTGGAACATTCCTGACATAGCATTTCTTGACAAGTTCACCAAAAGGCAGGGAATGACAATAATAAAATACAGGACAGTTCATGAAAGCTTGCCTTTCCCATATTTCAAGGATTTCTTTACAAGTCTAACATTTACAGTATTTTATGTTCGTTTGCAGGATAATAAAAATGTATTGAAAGTTGAACTGCCTTACAAAGCAACTAAAGAGGAAGTATTTGAGATTTTACGAAAGATTAACGTTTTGTCTGTTCAGGGTTATCCGTACCTTCTAAACAAGGCCCACAATGATGTGGTGATAACCGACAGGAACATGAAGGAATTGATGAAGATAGCTAAGATTTACGAGACAACAAACAGGGAAGTGATGTCATGGTAGTAGGAATCTGTGTAGGAGAAACCAATTTAAATGAGGTAACATTTATTTCTAATAAAATGCCACAGGTTGGCCAATATGTAACAATTGAATACGATGGAAAAAAGGTGCTTGGAATGGTTGAAAACCTGGTAAGGGGAAACGATGCATTGAACGTTGACATCAATGACTTCAAGGCAATCCAGAAAATCTCCAAAATAGGTGTTGAGGACAACTACATCCGAGGAAAGGTCAAGATCCTTGGGGATGTAAACGATCATCTGAGGCTTCCAAGAACACCTGTGCTTCCGGGAACCGAAATTAAACTGGCTGATGCTGAAATCCTGAAGGAGATATTCAAGGTTACAAATCCGATTAAGCTGGGTACACTTGTAAATCAGAGTGATGTTGATGTAAACGTTGATGCAAATCCGGTTCTTTCAAGACACCTTGCAATCCTTGCGATGACCGGTGCGGGAAAGTCAAATACCGTTTCCGTTCTGATTGACCAATTGCTTGGATACAACGTTCCGGTATTCGTGTTTGACATGCACGGTGAGTATAAGGGTGCGGAGTTTCCAAACGGTGATGTTAATGTTATAAAGCCAAAGATAAATCCTACTTACATGTCATTTCATGAGATTAAAAAGCTTGTAAACATTCCGACAAATGCGTACCTTCAGGAAAGGTATTTCAGAAAGGCGTTCAAGGAAGCCAAAAAGCAGGTCAGTGACGGAACTGCCCATGAAAACAACTTCCTGCAGCTGATGTATGACATTCTTGAAGTCGATTCACTTGAGGAAGGTTCAGACAAAAGGATAGTCGATGTCATGAACAAGATTGACGATTCCATGGACAAGTACTCAAACCTCTTCGACCAGTACACAGGAAACATCCTCACAAGCATTAAAAAAGCCCATGTCAATGTCCTTGACTTGAGTCAGGTTGATGAGGCTGTAGCGAGCGTTCTTGTAAGTCATATCCTTAGAAATTCACTTAACCGTTCCAAAAAGGCAGCTCACAGTGGAAACAAGGAGGAACTGTTTGAAAATTCCGTATTCTATATCCTTGAAGAGGCTCATATCCTTGCTCCAAACAAGCGTGACAGCGATTCCAAACGATGGATTCAGCGTGTCGCACGTGAAGGGCGTAAGTTCGGTCTGGGACTTTGTCTTGTAAGTCAGTCACCAAAGACAGTGGATCATGATGCACTCTCACAGATGAACAACATGATAATCCTGAGGTTGGTGGAGCCTGAGGACCAAAGGCATGTCCAGTCAGCAAGCGAAAGCCTGTCACAGGATTTGGTCAACCAGTTGCCATCATTGAATGTCGGTGAGGCCATTGTTTTGGGTTTGATGACCAAGGTGCCTACATTGGTCAAAATCGATAAGTTTCAGGGCCGTACCCATGGGGATGATATGGACATTGTATCATACTTTAAGGATTCAATAAAAAAGGAAGCTGAGGAAATCGAAAGGCAGGAAGATGAACTGATGGATATGGGATATAATTATTAATGGTATCTCATTCATTTAAGTTCAATTTTAACATGGGACCCAATATAGAGATATCAAAGATTCAAGTGTATTGGGTTTGAACAGTTAACTGAAATTACAATAAGTTAATATTTTGAAAAATATTTTCAAGTTGCTAGTGATTTGAAAATCATTTTTTCAAATACTATTTTTTACCGTCTAAAATCAATATTGATTAGTTTTCAAATGCTCTCTAGGCAAACTATTAAATATGGATTGGAATATACTATTACACATTAAATGCTTGTTAAAGTGTTTAAATTGGTTATATACAATAAAATTAAAAAGGTAATATAATGAAATTTGCACATTTAGCAGACACTCATTTGGGTTATCGTCAATATGGTTTATTTGAACGGGAAAAGGACTTTTATGAAGTGTTTGATAAGGTTATAGATAAGATAATAGAAGAAAAAGTTGATTTTGTAATACATGGTGGTGACCTTTTTGAAACCGCAAGACCTTCACCGATGGCACTTTTGACATTCCAGAAAGGACTGCTTAAGCTTAAGGGTGCCGGAATACCTATGTATGCAATTGCAGGAAACCACGATGTCGTGATGAGAAAAGGATCCATCCCTCCACATGTAATATTTAAAAAGTTGGGCTTGAAGGTGATAAGCACTATCAATCCTACCTACCTTCATGGAGACATTTTCATTGCGGGGCTTCCATACTATCCGTCATCACATAAGAAGGCATTAAAAAACAAGTTGGCCGAGCTGTCTGAAAAGGCAACACACCATAAAAAGTCAATTCTTGTACTTCACCAGGGAATCGATCAGTATTTCAGTCTGAATTATGAATTGGAGCTTGGTGAAATTCCTAACAATTTCGACTACTATGCACTGGGCCATATCCACAAGTATGTAAACGATGCATACGGTAATGGAAGGCTTGTCTATCCTGGTTCGGGTGAAATATGGAAAACTTCCGAATTGCCGGACTATAGGGAGAACGGAAAGGGTTTTGTCGTTGTCGATTTTGATGGCACAAAACCTTTAATAAAAAGGGTAAAGATTGATATTCCACGTGAATTCATTGAAAGGACAATCAACTACAATGATTTGGAAACAGGCATTCAGGCTATCAAGGAAACAATCAAGGACTTTGATAAAAAGCCTATTTTAAGACTGACCATCAGGGAAGTTGAATCAGATACCAGCAGGGTTTATGAAATAATTAACGAGGAACTTGGTGAGTTGGCATTGATGATAAGGCCGACATTTGTCATGAAGGATGAGGATGTAACCATTCTTCCGACTGAAGGTGAAAGGATAGGTCCGGAACAGCTAATAATTGAAAGCCTTAAGGGGTATGGCAACAGTGAAGTGACAGAACTCGCCATTGATTTGTACCGTCTGCTTTCAAAGGACAAGCTTGAGGAGTCTGAGGAAATTATTAACCAATACTTTGATGGACACTACACCAATGTGGTTGAGGACACTGAATTCACTACCGAAGCAGTAGTTAAGGAACAACCTCCGGAGAAAAAAGAGGATGTGCAGTTAACATTTGGTAAGGAGGTTCAAGAATGATTTTCACTAAATTAAAATTAAACAATTTCAAGTCTCATGAACACACTGTAATTCCATTCGATAAGGGAATCAGTGTCATTGTAGGTGAAAACGGTGCAGGTAAATCAACAATACTTGAGGCAATCAGTTTTGCATTGTTCAAACAGCATACTGCCAAAAAAATTGATGATTTGGTAAGAAACAATGCCAATGCAATGTCAGTTGAGTTGGAATTCACATCAAACGGTCGTGATTATAAAATCATCCGTGAAAAAAGATCCAATCTCAAATCATCATTATATAAAAGAACCTCCTCTCAGGGTGGATTTGTCCACATCTGTACCGGAGACAGGGAAGTGGCTAATGAAATTCGCCAAATCCTTGACATCGATTCTGATCTTTTCCTGAATGCAATCTACATCAGACAGGGTGAAATTGCTGAGCTGGTTGACAAGACTCCTGCAGAGAAAAAACAGCTTATCGGTAAACTGCTCGGTATAGACTCCCTGGAAAAGGCATGGAAAAATCTTCTTCCTTACATTACAGGATATGAATCCCAGCGTTCTGAACTTAAGGGAAAACTATATAATTCCTCTGAGCTTCTGGAAAAGTATACAAATAAGAAACAGGAACTTGAAGTCCTTAAGCAAAAGGGCCATGAACTCGAAGAGCAGTTAATGGATGTTGACGGATTGCTTAAAGAAATTTCAGAAAGCAAAAGGAATATGGAACGTGAAAAGGAAATTTATGAAACTCAGGTCATCAATTTGGAAAATGAAGAAAAGACCTTCGCCAAGCTTGAAGAGGAAAAACATAGGGTTCAGGAAGAATTGGATAAAATCCGTGAATCCGAAGAGGAAATTTCCAGACTTGAGAAATATGTTTCAAAACTGGACATGTATCTTGACTTTGAAAAATCAGTTACAAGCATTCAAAGGCTAAAAGAGGATGAAAATGAGATATTGGAGAAATTGGATTCAATTGCCAGTCAAAAGGAAATAGTTTCTGCTAAAAAAGAAGGATACAACAAATATCTTTCCTCTGATGAGGACATTAACAGGTTAACAGACCAAAAGAACAGTTATGAAAATGAACTGGCTACAATGGCAAAACTTGAAAAGGACAAAAAGGGCCTGTTAAAGAATATCGAAGATGAGCGTAATGATATTGAAAACTTCTTTTCAAGATCCAAAGATAAGCTTGATGATTATGGTCTCCATCAAGACAAATTGGCTGAAATTGATGATTTTAGCCATTTGGAAAAGTCAACAAATGAGTTCATTGATGAGATTTCTACCAAAATAGAAGATTTGGGCAATGAAATCATTACCAAAAATGAGGATATAGTCGTTTACAAACAGAATATCAAGGCATGTCAAAAACCTTTGGATGATTTGGAGGGAATTGACAATAAGTGTCCGGTCTGTCAATCAGACATCACTTCCTACAAGAAAAAGGAATTGACCAAACATTATAATGCTGAAATCAAGGATAATGAAAAGTTGATTGCACAGGAAGAGGAAAACGTTCGTCTGTTGACTAAAAACAAAAACAGTTTTGAAGAAAAGCATGAAAGCCTTACTGAACTTTCCAAAAACATCATTGAATACAAGCACAAATTTGAGCATCTGCAAAATCAGCTGGTCAAATTGAACAAGATGGATGAGGATTTGGAAGGCAAGGAATTCATCAGCAATAAACTTGGTGAACTCATATTGGTCATTGCAAACAAGAAAGAGGAACGTGAGACATTTAAACAGGACCATGATACATATATCCAATCCAAAGGAGCTTTGGAAGTTTTAGGAAGTGAAACTGAATCTCAATATAAATTAAAACAGGTTCAAAATGAAATAGACAACCATGTAACCAACATCAAGTTGGCTATTGAACAGGATCCTCACTTGAGTGGAGATATAGGTCCAAATGAACTTAAAAATCGTATTGATGATTTAAAGGAAAAAACTGAACTTTACAATCAGCTTAAAGGTTTTGTTCAAAACAAAAATTCATATATGACTCAATTGGATAATATCAAGGAGGATATTGGTGTTTCAATCAATCAAAAGGATATCATTGAAAACAAGATTAAGGCATCCCTATATGATGAGGAAAAATATGAGCAAATATTATATAACTTTGAAAGATATGAAAGAAGGAAATCTTCATTCAATGAAGAGCTTTTCACCATCAAGGGACAGGCCAAGGAATCTATTGTTGTTTTAAATGATTTGGCTGATAAAATCAAGACTGCATCTCAATTCAAACAGGAATATGATAATGTTGATGATTATATCAATCTTTTAAAACATATCCGTGAATTGTACAGTCGTGGTGGAATTCAGAAAGAATTGAGAAATATTTCACGCCCTGCCATTCAAAAGCATACCAAAGAGTTTTTCAAGGAATTCAATTTCAACTATTCAGACTTGACAATTGATGATGACTATGAAGTGACTGTCTACGGTCCTGAAGGGGAATCTTCAATAAGTATGGTCAGTGGTGGTGAAAAGATTGCTATTGCACTTGCCTTAAGATTGGGTATAACTCAGGCAATGGCAAACGGTGAATTGGATACTATCCTGTTGGATGAGCCTACAATTCATTTGGATGCTTCAAGAAGACATGAATTAATTAATCTTTTGAAGGAAATGTCCACATTGCCTCAAATGATTATTGTAACTCATGAAGCGCATCTTGAAAATGCCGCTGACAATCTGATAAAAGTAGAAAAAGAAAATGGTATTTCAAAAGTAATAATGTAACCACATTATTACTCTATTTTTTTTAGTCAATCATTTCGATTGCATCTTTGATGGAATCGACAATACAGTTTACATTCCATCCCACAATGGTTGCGGCTTTTTGTTCTAGTATTTCAGGAACCTCTTCAAGTCCGTATGGTCTTACAAGAACGATTGGTATGTTGTATTCGTCACTTGCTTTAAGTAAGTTTTCAAAAAGTTCCTTGTTGTCATTGTAAAGTCCGGCAAGCATTATGATTCTGTCAACATTTTTGTAGAATGATTCACCTGCAAGGGAATAGTCTCCTGACATTGATTCTTTCCATAGAAAATCAACTTTGGAATAGAGTTTTTCTGTAAATTGGGCGTATTCTCCGGTTTTGTCAAAACCGTTAGTGATTATTAAATTGTAAATCTTGTCATTTCTTTCATCTTCAAACATTTAATCACCTTGCTTTTAATTTAATCGTAATGGTATAAAAATATTTATAAATTCTAAAATTTAATGTTTAACATAGTGATTTATTTTTTAGGAATTATTTTTTATGAAAGCGGCAGTTATTGGTTTGGGTGTAGAAGGTAAAAAGGCGGTTAATTCTCTTTTAAGACATGGTTGGGAAGTATATGCAACTGATTTGAACATTAATGTAGATTTAAACGGTTTGGATTTGCCAACATTGTCAGGAAGTATGATTGAGGATAAGCAGACCATTTCAATTGTTGGGGATAATATTACTGTTGATTTGGGTTTTACCAACTCATTCGCTATTGAAACCTGTGATGCAATAGCCATCAGCCCTAGTATGTTCGGAGGCTCATTTGCCGAAAAGCTTCTGGAAAATGGAGAACTTTTATGTGATGTTGTATCCGGACACAAGGATCTCCTCACAATAGGAATTACCGGAACCAATGGTAAAACCACTACAGTTCATATGCTGAAATCTATTTTGGAAGATGCAGGCAAAAAAGTCCTGGTCGGCGGAAATGGTGGTGGTGGATTTTCAGGTTATTATGACCTGATTCTTGAAGCTGAAGATGGTGATTATGACATCATGCTTGTTGAAGTGTGTGACATGACCCTGGATTTTGCCAATTACTGTTTTGATTTTGATATGGTTGGTTTGACCAATATTGGAAATGACCATATGGATGTCCACAAAACCATTGCCAACTATAAGAATTCCCTGGTAAGGTTTTTTACAGACAAAACCATTTTCACAGCTTTTGATCAGGATTTCAATTCCGATTTTAAGAATGCCGCAGAAAATACAATTCCCTATTTTGCCTATCAGGATGAACTGCAGTTGGTCGGGAAGTTCAATCTTTTAAATGCAGGTCTTGCAATGGCCATTGCCAGAGAACTAAAGGTATCCAAAACTCAAGTCAGGGAATCTTTGGCCAACTTCAAGGCTGTTGAAGGAAGACTGGATGTCTATAAGATTAATGATGCACAGGTTTATGTTGGAAAGACAGATAACTCCGATGCCCTTGCATCAGTTTTGGCTGAAAAGGACTTTTATGCATTATTTATTGGAACTCCAAGACATAATGAAACCCACAGGCTTGACATATTGGATGTTGCCGTCAACTACAATCCTGAAGTGATAGTGTTGTTCCCAGGTTTGGATGACACACTTGATATGGCAATATATAGGCTTAACTCATTAGGTTACATGGGAAATATCATCACTGTAAATACGCTAGACCAAATTATAGAATTGGTTGCAGAATATTCTCATGAGGAGGCCATTCTTATTGGAGGTAATGGTCAAGATACTATTATTGATATTCAAGAGAGAATTAAAGAAATTTCAGAAAAATTATAACAATTTTAATAACCTTTTTATAATAGTTGTAATTATAATTATATATTGTATATTTTATAGGTGTATGAAATGAGTAGTTGGAGAAAGATTTCTATTGCAATATTAATAGCATTACTTGCGTTATGTGTATTCATAGCCGTTGTTGGTTCTGCAAGTAATCATTATACTGCTGAATCCGTAGCTACTGACTATAATCTTCCAATTGGCCAATCCATGTTTGAAAATCAGTCTATTGTAGGTACAACTGACCCGGTTGTTGTTCCTTTAGCATCACATATAGGATTTTTAGCACATGAGCTTCAGGCATTTGATTTACAGGGAATGCTGATTGCTGCATCAACAGGTATGATTCCATTTGATTTTTCAACTGTTGCAGGTGAAGGTATAGATTCCTACGGAAATGTGGTTGATGTTCAAGGTCCAGGATTTTTGACTTTTTCCGGAGACAAACTGGTTGTAAAATCACCGGATAACTATGTATGGGCTTACAGTGCTCCATATAAATGGTTACAGAAAACCGAATCTGGTGTGGATGTTTATGAAAATGGTACAAAAATAAAATCTGTACCTGCAGATCAAATTCGTGAATTAGAATATCATAATGATTATTATAACGCTTCAACAATTGCAAGCTGGTATAATTATGATGCACAAGTGGGTTCCACATTCACATTGGAAAAGGGAATGGTTGGTCTATCTGATGGAAGAAATAATGTTTCTGCAGCTGATGTTCCTAAGATATTTGGTCAGGACACTGTAGACTATGCATCTGAATATCCTACCGGATCTTCCATATTGTTGTATGCGGGTAATTACACAGAACAAGCAGGTGAAGCTTACGGTACTGATTTAGGTTCCCACCCAGAATATGGAGATTCTATCAGGGAAATTAATGCAAGACAATTCGTTGATGCATGGAATGGAACTATAATTCCTCCAAATTCAACCGGAACAGGTAAGGATTATGTGTACTTCGAGTCTGCAAGTGATTCACAGGCTCCTGGTGGAAGTGCTGCACACGGAGTATGTCCTTCTGCAAGGGCATTAAGGGCTGCTGTTACCTCTGAAGGATTCGATCTTCCAGTAGGTATGTGTTGGGATGAAGATGCAGTTCTTTTCGGTTATAACCCTGCCCGTGATATTGTAGTGACTAATAATCATGACTATCCTGTACAGATTAAAATGTGGACCGAGGGTGAAGGTACTGGAATGGGTATCTATGCCCAAATAGTAAGATATATTCCTAATGATTGAATATATCTTTAATTAACTTTTTTTATGTCTATTTCTACTATCATTACTGCTGCGGGCAAGAATTCCCGTATGCGAAAAGATCAAATTTCTCGCGGCATTGAACTAACCAACAAACTTATTTTACCGTTCAATGAAAAGACCGTTATAGAGACCACCATTGATAATGCACTATCCTTAAATATAGACGAATGCATTGTGGTACTTGGGCATTATGCTAATGAAATAAAGGAAGCTATTTTTGATAATTACAAAGATGATGTAAAATTCATAGAAAACAATCCGGTTGATGTAGGTCTTTCAACATCATTGTATAATGGACTGTCAAATACTGGCTCTGATTTTGCATTGTGCATCACTGCCGACCAGCCGACAGTTCTTCCTGAAACCTTTGAGAAAATGATTGAAGTTTCCCAAAATTCAGAAAATCCTTTTAAAACAATATCTATATTGAGAAGAAGAAAGACAGGTCTTTTGGATACCGCTGAAGGTCTGGGAATGCCTTTTGTTGCGCCTCGTCAGAATCTTATGAGATATCTTGAAAATGAGGATGACAATCTTAATCCGATTTTAAGAAAGATATTTGATGATGGATACACATTCTATGGAATAAAAGAAAAAAATGAAAAAGAGTTATTGAATATTAATCATTATGATGATTATCTTCAGCTTCTAGACTGAATCGAGACCTGAGATAACATCTTCTATTTTTGCTTTGCTGATACCTACAATCATTTCATTGTCCATGATGTCCGCATAGCCTCTTGAACCGCTACAGCCTAAAGTGAAGTTCACGCCATCGCTTATGTATGGATTTGCAAAAGCGTCTCCACATAATGATTGGATACCTGCAAATGAAGGTTTCATTTTCGCACCGGTTTTATAGACGATACTTTGTGCAAGTTTCATTCCTCCGACCGGTTCGGTTATGACCTGAATCACGTCAGCTTCAAAATCTGCTTCATCTAAAGGAGCATATATGATTCCCCAGTGGATGTCCTTAACGATGGATAGTTCTGAAGTCAGTTTTTTAGCGGTTTCAAGGTCCTGGAATCTTCCAAGTGAAAAGTATTTTTCACCGTTTGCCAATTTTTCTGGCATGTCCCTTAAACCGATTGCACCTGCTCCTCCAAGGCACATTTGCTGGTCGACGGTGGAGTAGAAAGTGCTTCCCAGGGATGCTTTTCTAACCATTTCACAGTGTCTTATTTTTTCGCCAATCAGGTCAATGCCTTCAGGAAGTTCATCTTCTGTTTTAATCAATTTCATTGCTACAGGTTTTGCATCGAGATTGATTTTTTCTTCGATGGTTTCACAATATTTTTTGTTTAATTCTAAATTAGTCATACAATCACCTTAAATTGTTATTTGTATTAGGGAATTTTAATATCTTTTGTTTTAACACTGTTATTTTTACAGAATGTCTTGAAATCACATGCTTTGCAGGTTCTCTCGTCAGATTCGCCTTTCCAAGCGTCCTGAATTTTACATCCTTTAATCTCCTGAATCAATGAGCTTTCAATATCAAACACCACCTTGTCAAATTTGTCAAGGGATTCGTCAATCAGTGCATCGTCAATATTTATTATTCGAATTGATCTTGCAATCTTGAACTCATCACTTAACTCAGGTGCCTTTTCATCCTCATTCCAGTTCATGATGCGTTCGACATCATCGACAAATTGTGAATAGTCGATTTCATCATCTGTAAGGTCATGTGCAATTTCGTCCTGAATTAAAAGCAAATCCTCCTTTGATGGAACAAGTTCGTTTAGATAAAATATTATTCCCGCAAAAATAGGTTTT
It includes:
- a CDS encoding DNA double-strand break repair nuclease NurA; the encoded protein is MLNSLYEKAIASRGLIIDIESDTDIESQLEHKWFNRDIGESRADFSIAAGDGSFNKKKFLTTNFCAVGAESIIYDGEIKKIDDSDIFNIPHVSFLDELLSNYMAIYELKCALRTLRDYDVDYYMIDGSILGDLQNAFPRGAKLPSIIRDNLDDTLLHEFESRLKTRHYGLLFPEIKSNLKLIEMPKSEDSTILEEINLQLAAVEKIILLKEILQYRKRIISISKTSSDNDLFHWNIPDIAFLDKFTKRQGMTIIKYRTVHESLPFPYFKDFFTSLTFTVFYVRLQDNKNVLKVELPYKATKEEVFEILRKINVLSVQGYPYLLNKAHNDVVITDRNMKELMKIAKIYETTNREVMSW
- a CDS encoding ATP-binding protein, with the translated sequence MVVGICVGETNLNEVTFISNKMPQVGQYVTIEYDGKKVLGMVENLVRGNDALNVDINDFKAIQKISKIGVEDNYIRGKVKILGDVNDHLRLPRTPVLPGTEIKLADAEILKEIFKVTNPIKLGTLVNQSDVDVNVDANPVLSRHLAILAMTGAGKSNTVSVLIDQLLGYNVPVFVFDMHGEYKGAEFPNGDVNVIKPKINPTYMSFHEIKKLVNIPTNAYLQERYFRKAFKEAKKQVSDGTAHENNFLQLMYDILEVDSLEEGSDKRIVDVMNKIDDSMDKYSNLFDQYTGNILTSIKKAHVNVLDLSQVDEAVASVLVSHILRNSLNRSKKAAHSGNKEELFENSVFYILEEAHILAPNKRDSDSKRWIQRVAREGRKFGLGLCLVSQSPKTVDHDALSQMNNMIILRLVEPEDQRHVQSASESLSQDLVNQLPSLNVGEAIVLGLMTKVPTLVKIDKFQGRTHGDDMDIVSYFKDSIKKEAEEIERQEDELMDMGYNY
- a CDS encoding exonuclease SbcCD subunit D, producing MKFAHLADTHLGYRQYGLFEREKDFYEVFDKVIDKIIEEKVDFVIHGGDLFETARPSPMALLTFQKGLLKLKGAGIPMYAIAGNHDVVMRKGSIPPHVIFKKLGLKVISTINPTYLHGDIFIAGLPYYPSSHKKALKNKLAELSEKATHHKKSILVLHQGIDQYFSLNYELELGEIPNNFDYYALGHIHKYVNDAYGNGRLVYPGSGEIWKTSELPDYRENGKGFVVVDFDGTKPLIKRVKIDIPREFIERTINYNDLETGIQAIKETIKDFDKKPILRLTIREVESDTSRVYEIINEELGELALMIRPTFVMKDEDVTILPTEGERIGPEQLIIESLKGYGNSEVTELAIDLYRLLSKDKLEESEEIINQYFDGHYTNVVEDTEFTTEAVVKEQPPEKKEDVQLTFGKEVQE
- a CDS encoding SMC family ATPase, with protein sequence MIFTKLKLNNFKSHEHTVIPFDKGISVIVGENGAGKSTILEAISFALFKQHTAKKIDDLVRNNANAMSVELEFTSNGRDYKIIREKRSNLKSSLYKRTSSQGGFVHICTGDREVANEIRQILDIDSDLFLNAIYIRQGEIAELVDKTPAEKKQLIGKLLGIDSLEKAWKNLLPYITGYESQRSELKGKLYNSSELLEKYTNKKQELEVLKQKGHELEEQLMDVDGLLKEISESKRNMEREKEIYETQVINLENEEKTFAKLEEEKHRVQEELDKIRESEEEISRLEKYVSKLDMYLDFEKSVTSIQRLKEDENEILEKLDSIASQKEIVSAKKEGYNKYLSSDEDINRLTDQKNSYENELATMAKLEKDKKGLLKNIEDERNDIENFFSRSKDKLDDYGLHQDKLAEIDDFSHLEKSTNEFIDEISTKIEDLGNEIITKNEDIVVYKQNIKACQKPLDDLEGIDNKCPVCQSDITSYKKKELTKHYNAEIKDNEKLIAQEEENVRLLTKNKNSFEEKHESLTELSKNIIEYKHKFEHLQNQLVKLNKMDEDLEGKEFISNKLGELILVIANKKEERETFKQDHDTYIQSKGALEVLGSETESQYKLKQVQNEIDNHVTNIKLAIEQDPHLSGDIGPNELKNRIDDLKEKTELYNQLKGFVQNKNSYMTQLDNIKEDIGVSINQKDIIENKIKASLYDEEKYEQILYNFERYERRKSSFNEELFTIKGQAKESIVVLNDLADKIKTASQFKQEYDNVDDYINLLKHIRELYSRGGIQKELRNISRPAIQKHTKEFFKEFNFNYSDLTIDDDYEVTVYGPEGESSISMVSGGEKIAIALALRLGITQAMANGELDTILLDEPTIHLDASRRHELINLLKEMSTLPQMIIVTHEAHLENAADNLIKVEKENGISKVIM
- a CDS encoding nuclease → MFEDERNDKIYNLIITNGFDKTGEYAQFTEKLYSKVDFLWKESMSGDYSLAGESFYKNVDRIIMLAGLYNDNKELFENLLKASDEYNIPIVLVRPYGLEEVPEILEQKAATIVGWNVNCIVDSIKDAIEMID
- a CDS encoding Mur ligase family protein; the encoded protein is MKAAVIGLGVEGKKAVNSLLRHGWEVYATDLNINVDLNGLDLPTLSGSMIEDKQTISIVGDNITVDLGFTNSFAIETCDAIAISPSMFGGSFAEKLLENGELLCDVVSGHKDLLTIGITGTNGKTTTVHMLKSILEDAGKKVLVGGNGGGGFSGYYDLILEAEDGDYDIMLVEVCDMTLDFANYCFDFDMVGLTNIGNDHMDVHKTIANYKNSLVRFFTDKTIFTAFDQDFNSDFKNAAENTIPYFAYQDELQLVGKFNLLNAGLAMAIARELKVSKTQVRESLANFKAVEGRLDVYKINDAQVYVGKTDNSDALASVLAEKDFYALFIGTPRHNETHRLDILDVAVNYNPEVIVLFPGLDDTLDMAIYRLNSLGYMGNIITVNTLDQIIELVAEYSHEEAILIGGNGQDTIIDIQERIKEISEKL
- a CDS encoding NTP transferase domain-containing protein, which codes for MSISTIITAAGKNSRMRKDQISRGIELTNKLILPFNEKTVIETTIDNALSLNIDECIVVLGHYANEIKEAIFDNYKDDVKFIENNPVDVGLSTSLYNGLSNTGSDFALCITADQPTVLPETFEKMIEVSQNSENPFKTISILRRRKTGLLDTAEGLGMPFVAPRQNLMRYLENEDDNLNPILRKIFDDGYTFYGIKEKNEKELLNINHYDDYLQLLD
- a CDS encoding DUF169 domain-containing protein, with translation MTNLELNKKYCETIEEKINLDAKPVAMKLIKTEDELPEGIDLIGEKIRHCEMVRKASLGSTFYSTVDQQMCLGGAGAIGLRDMPEKLANGEKYFSLGRFQDLETAKKLTSELSIVKDIHWGIIYAPLDEADFEADVIQVITEPVGGMKLAQSIVYKTGAKMKPSFAGIQSLCGDAFANPYISDGVNFTLGCSGSRGYADIMDNEMIVGISKAKIEDVISGLDSV